The genomic interval GGTATAACTGAGCATGGCTTTTTGGCTTTTGATGCTTTGGTCCTGTTCAGCTTCAATGCGCACGCCTATGTCATCCACATAGTTGAGCCCTTCATTGTTGAAGTAGAGTCGGCTTCGCTCCGTCAAACTGTTGTACGATGCCCCAATACGGTGGCTCTCTTGCTCTGAGTACCAGTTGTATTCAAACGTCAATAACAGACGATTATCACCCTCAACATATCGCGCCGACTCTTCATACTCTGTACCTAAACCAACGGTAAGCCCTTTATGACGCCAGTTAAGCAGAACTGAGGTCTGCACTTCGTCGTCTTTTTCGTCAAAAAGGGTGTAGCGACCTGATAACGTGAGATCGACAGCGTCACTGATTTGCCAAAAGTAGCTACCCAAAATCTGGGAATACTGATTTCCCTCTTCCCCCTTTCTCCACGGCTTGCTTTGAAATTGATCAGAATACTCATACGCCAAACGTAAATTGGGAGACTGACTCTCGCCATTACCAATCACGCTATTTTCATAGTCCAGAGAGGCTACCCAACCTTGATCTTCGTTGTGGCTCCACGAAAAACGGCTGGTGAGATTGCCCATACCACTGCTAACGGTGGCCAGTATCCCGATCACGCCGCCCTCTTTTGCCCATAATCCATTGCCGCCCAACGTGAACCCATCGGTTACCCCATACTCTAGATAACCAGTTGCCAGCCATGCGTCTTCGTATTCAATGCCTTGCTCTTGATAAACAATCGGTCGACCAACCGAAAAGGCGTAATCCAGCAAGCCTTGCTGCAAAAGACGCGCATTGTAGAACTGAGTAAAGCTCAATACCTCTTGGCGACCTGAAAGATAATTCAACACTACGGTGATCTCGTTTGCACCATTGTCTAAAATCAAATTCTGTAAGTTGTACCTTCCGGCCTCTAAGCGGCCAGAAGAGACTCGCTCCCCATTCACATACACTTCAACTTCTGCTGATTCTTGCAGTAGCAACTGTTGGCTGCTTTGCGGGCTGATCGAGCGTTCAGGCTGTAAATCGGCATAACGGCTTTCGACGGTAAATCCCCCCAACGCCAACCCATAAAGATGGCCGGACTCACCACTGAATACATCGCCTACCGATGCGCGAAGCGGCAGGTCCGGATCGTCATAAAACGCCAGCCATTCTCCGCGAACGTAGTCGTGACTCTCCTCATCCATTTGCAAATGATTGACCAGTTGAAGATTAATGCCAGAGACGCCCCCCAAGTTCATCTGGCTAAGCCAATCGATACTCGAATACCAGCTCTCGCTCTCATTTTGCCAATAGCGGTTGTAAGCAAAATTGAAGCTGTTTAGCCAACTGACATTGCCACTCGCCGATGCTTGAAAAGGCGGATATTGTTGTGAAGCGTTCAAGGTGCGTTCGCTTAAAGCCTCTTGCGGTAGCGTGAGGTCAATGGTGAGTGACTCTAAGTTGAGGTGAAAATTAACGCCAAGCTCGCGCCATTTGTCGACGTGAATAAAATCACCACTATGGTGTGCAAACCGTTCGCGCCACCAAGTATCGGAAATTCTGTCGGCCAACAGCACGTTTAACGCCTCTGCCGACACGGATTTTAGCGTCATGCCTTCAATTTCAATCGGCAACTCGCCAAGTTGCGTCTCGGAATACCACACTGGCAATGAAAGCCGATAATCCGCGCAAAATCCGCTTACCGGGCATAAACAGAGAAATAGGAATACACACCACCATCGCTGCATGATCGACCTACTTGGCCCCTAAGGCCGTGATTATTTGACCAGCAAAGATTGAACATTAACGACAACGCTTTGATTGGGAACCAAATATTGCATTGGCAACAGCGGTTCTAACTCAACCCAAGACCAGCTCTTCTTCTGATTATGCCAACTGACCTCATGGCTCAGTTTGGTCAGCTCAAGCACACTGGTACCGTCATTGCGAATGGTTAACTGCACGGCCTCATTCTCACCTTGGGTCAAATGGCTTGAATAGTCAGCGTGAGCATCCTGAGGTGAGACAAAAATCAGTGCGCCAATGCGGAACAGCATTTGAATGCTGTCGCTACTGGCTTCATTTTTTAGTGGCAGTTGACTGGCGATTAAACGATAGGACGCCGCACTTTGCTTCGGCTCTCCAATGTATTGCACTTTGATGCTCTGCGATTTGCCTGGTTCAATCAGCACTTGTGGTGGAAACACCATTAGCTCATCGGTTTCTGACAGGGTTTCATTATTGTTGAGCGAGACTTCTCTTTTGATTGGGATGAGCTCCACTGGCAGTGGCGCAAGTGAGGTATTGGTGATTTTGAAAAACACCGTAGTTCCTTTACCGGCATCGTCCAAAAACTGCACCATAGGGAACAGCTCAAACGCCAGCGTTTGGCGATGAAAGAAAAACAGCAAAATCGTCAATAAGCAAATCCGTTTCATACGACACCTCAATTAAAGGGGGACATGTCGTCCCCCACAAAGTGACATTACATATGGTAAAGCGATACCCACATGTAGCCTTCGTATTTACCCCAGCGAGCGCCTTTATGAGGAAGCGATCGGATGGTCAATTTGTGTTTGGATGACATTTGCTTATCAAGGCTGTTGCTGACATCAATGGTGTCGACGATACGCGCTGCCATGGTTTCCGTTTCTGCATCTTTGACTGACACTTTGTCGTTGAATGAATATTCCATTGGAATTTCGTCGCCGTTGCTGTTCTTAAACGCATATGGGTCTACCAGCAAAGTGCCTTTTGTTCCGTAAGAGTTGCACCAAGCTTTAAACGCGAAGGTTTTTTTATCTGACTTTTGCGTCAAATCGAAATTTAGCGTTTCGAGCTCTTCACTTGCTCTCATTTCACAGCGCTTAGGCACTTCACCGCTAAACTTCACCAAAAAGTCAGCGCGTGCTTCGTCACTCACAACCCAAGAATTAGCGGCTGCGCCTGCGGAATAAAGAAGGGTTAGCGCGATACAAGTTGCTAAACGTTTCATGATTGTTCTCCTTTACATAGTGTTCCTGCGGTGTAGTTCGTTCGTTGCAAGTTAAATTTACGCACATACGACTTTTTTACCATCAGTCATCTGACCAGTTAGAAACACACAAAGGGATGAGGAAAGACTAATTAGCGGAAAAATTTGATTTAAAACAAATAATATGCAGAGAACTTGGGAGGATCTCGACATTCTACAGCATTCTCTTTCTTGAACTGAATCAGAATATGAAGTTCTGAATCCTGCATCTTGAAGTTACTTGGCTATATAGAACTACTCGATCATTAATGTCGCTAATTGCGATCGGCTTTGTTTTCCTGTTTTACATAAAATATGTGATACATGACTTTTCACAGTGCTTAAACTGACGTTCATTTGATCGGATATTTCTTTATTTGAATAACCCTGAAGCAAATACAGAAATACTTTCTGCTCTTTTCCCGACAGTTCATATTTACTGCCTACCACGTCAAGTGAGCAACTTGTGGTTGCCTGAGATCGCACAATATTCCTTAGCGCATAAGACATGGCTTCTCGGCTGAACCACAATTGACCCGACGCCACCATTCGAATGGCTTTGTGTAAGTTTTCCAGTGTTTTTTCCGATTCCAGAAAACCAAACCAACCAAGTGAAATGAGCCCTTTCACGCCATCAAGATCTTGCTGTGTCGCATTGGCTAATATCCATGCGCCACCTCTTGTCGTGGGTGAAATCAAATGTTGCGAGGGGTTGCCTAACGTTTGTCGATCATAAATCACCAACTCATTGTCACTCAGTTGCCACAATGACTCTAGAGAAGCTTGAATGACAAACTCGTAACCCGTAAAGGTGTGGGACAATCCCGCCACAATCAAGCCTGACCATTCTGGATCATTTGAAATAACCCATACCTTATAAGGTTCCTTCATCATAAATCCTTCCTGGAAATGAAAATAAAGTACTAAGGGACTAAAAATAGATCTTATGAATAGTACTTTATTGTCAGATTTTGTTTTTGATTATCCTCACAATCCTTTTTTATTTATATAGAACTCTTTTGTCATATCGCTTTATTTAAATGAAATTTAATAAAATCAGTTGTAACCCATATTTTTCTCATCTAAATAAAAATGCCCCCAAAACGAGTCGCGTAAATAAAGAGCAGAGAAAATAAAGAGCAGAGATAAGAGTTAGAAGATAAAGACACGTGATAACCAAAAACGTTCGATGACATCATCTTTGATGCCATCGACGAAAAGGATGACTTTACTCATCAACAAGCAAAGCAAAAGAAAAGGTGACGTTCATTCACATGCTTTTCGACGAGCGCGCCAAAAGAGCAACAAACCCAAAAGGCTAATCCAATTGACAATTTGTTTTCATCGCCTTCATATGCACCTTTACCCATAAAAGAATAAGACAAGGTTGGAAAATTCGCCTGTTGAGATCACTGTTTTTCATAATATTAATGTCTGTTATGTAATCAGTTTGTTAACTTGAGAAAAGCAGTACGTTGATGACAGCTCTGCAATGTCAAGGGATAAAGGGATAGAAGGATCGCTTACAACACATGGAC from Vibrio vulnificus NBRC 15645 = ATCC 27562 carries:
- a CDS encoding fimbria/pilus outer membrane usher protein encodes the protein MQRWWCVFLFLCLCPVSGFCADYRLSLPVWYSETQLGELPIEIEGMTLKSVSAEALNVLLADRISDTWWRERFAHHSGDFIHVDKWRELGVNFHLNLESLTIDLTLPQEALSERTLNASQQYPPFQASASGNVSWLNSFNFAYNRYWQNESESWYSSIDWLSQMNLGGVSGINLQLVNHLQMDEESHDYVRGEWLAFYDDPDLPLRASVGDVFSGESGHLYGLALGGFTVESRYADLQPERSISPQSSQQLLLQESAEVEVYVNGERVSSGRLEAGRYNLQNLILDNGANEITVVLNYLSGRQEVLSFTQFYNARLLQQGLLDYAFSVGRPIVYQEQGIEYEDAWLATGYLEYGVTDGFTLGGNGLWAKEGGVIGILATVSSGMGNLTSRFSWSHNEDQGWVASLDYENSVIGNGESQSPNLRLAYEYSDQFQSKPWRKGEEGNQYSQILGSYFWQISDAVDLTLSGRYTLFDEKDDEVQTSVLLNWRHKGLTVGLGTEYEESARYVEGDNRLLLTFEYNWYSEQESHRIGASYNSLTERSRLYFNNEGLNYVDDIGVRIEAEQDQSIKSQKAMLSYTANRFRVESELVRKQNRLDDQAQYQGSVRLATSLGMVDGEWGWGRALSGPFMVASMHPTLTEATAYLDVDSEGRATALATPSINGLIPISQPYGINIIEYNVHNAPLGYDWGAGKIDVSPGAATGHRLIMGSDASYTVTGFLTTTEGEAIAYRQASLIVDDKRMVFFTNQQGRFYIQGIAPGEYRLELSGLSSEARWIVIPESDNSLINLGQINVVLMDKSAH
- a CDS encoding fimbria/pilus periplasmic chaperone: MKRICLLTILLFFFHRQTLAFELFPMVQFLDDAGKGTTVFFKITNTSLAPLPVELIPIKREVSLNNNETLSETDELMVFPPQVLIEPGKSQSIKVQYIGEPKQSAASYRLIASQLPLKNEASSDSIQMLFRIGALIFVSPQDAHADYSSHLTQGENEAVQLTIRNDGTSVLELTKLSHEVSWHNQKKSWSWVELEPLLPMQYLVPNQSVVVNVQSLLVK
- a CDS encoding helix-turn-helix transcriptional regulator — its product is MMKEPYKVWVISNDPEWSGLIVAGLSHTFTGYEFVIQASLESLWQLSDNELVIYDRQTLGNPSQHLISPTTRGGAWILANATQQDLDGVKGLISLGWFGFLESEKTLENLHKAIRMVASGQLWFSREAMSYALRNIVRSQATTSCSLDVVGSKYELSGKEQKVFLYLLQGYSNKEISDQMNVSLSTVKSHVSHILCKTGKQSRSQLATLMIE
- a CDS encoding GlyGly-CTERM sorting domain-containing protein (This protein contains a GlyGly-CTERM protein-sorting domain, as detected by TIGR03501. These domains are found at the C-terminus of secreted proteins in organisms that possess both rhombosortase, which is an intramembrane serine proteinase (see TIGR03902), and a type II secretion system (T2SS). In at least some cases, such as VesB from Vibrio cholerae, cleavage by rhombosortase is followed first by attachment of a glycerophosphoethanolamine-containing moiety, then by transport by the T2SS across the outer membrane and release into the medium in soluble form.), translating into MVNWISLLGLLLFWRARRKACE